One genomic window of Ascaphus truei isolate aAscTru1 chromosome 20 unlocalized genomic scaffold, aAscTru1.hap1 SUPER_20_unloc_3, whole genome shotgun sequence includes the following:
- the B3GALT4 gene encoding LOW QUALITY PROTEIN: beta-1,3-galactosyltransferase 4 (The sequence of the model RefSeq protein was modified relative to this genomic sequence to represent the inferred CDS: inserted 6 bases in 4 codons; deleted 5 bases in 4 codons) translates to MPPACLRPFLPRRRCTPLLLLLSPPLLLLLSLSGQLEELLSLTLPVFYRSPSLSTSPPXVSLPSVPPFLVCPPNACSPAPPFLLILVSSDPSRRDRRDAIRQTSGXAPAPGHLTLFTLGVPRLRGERGPLAQEAELHGDIIQAAFADTYRNLTLKTXASLSWATRACPGARFLLKTDDDVFVNVPALARDLLRRGTGAGPLYLGRVHWGVNPXQRPAQPHYATREAYAGGRFPAVCSGTGYVLSRGAARLLLREVGGTADPRLPLEDVYVGILAQRAGVAPRHAAKMAGSMAEPHDGCCYRAMYNSHESPPRGMREAWGMLGGERGGARWRCSGAGRWGSWWRREGRV, encoded by the exons ATGCCCCCCGCCTGCCTacgccccttcctccctcgcaggCGGTGCACCCCTCTCCTcctgctg ctctccccccctctcctgctcctcctctctctctcggggCAGTTAGAGGAGCTGCTCTCCCTCACCCTGCCAGTCTTctaccgctctccctctctctccacctctccccc cgtctccctcccttctGTCCCCCCTTTCCTTGTGTGTCCCCCCAACGCctgctcccctgctccccccttcctcctcatccTGGTCTCCAGCGACCCCTCCCGCCGGGACCGCCGCGACGCCATCCGCCAGACATCGG GGGCCCCCGCCCCGGGCCACCTCACCCTGTTCACCCTGGGGGTCCCCCGTCTCCGAGGCGAGCGGGGCCCTCTGGCGCAGGAGGCGGAGCTCCATGGCGACATCATCCAGGCGGCCTTCGCCGACACCTACCGCAACCTGACGCTGAAGA TGGCGTCGCTGAGCTGGGCGACCCGCGCCTGCCCCGGCGCCCGCTTCCTGCTGAAGACAGACGACGATGTCTTCGTGAACGTCCCGGCACTGGCGCGCGACCTGCTGCGGCGGGGGACGGGGGCGGGACCCCTGTACCTGGGGAGGGTGCACTGGGGGGTGAACCC ACAGAGACCCGCGCAGCCGCACTACGCCACGCGAGAGGCCTACGCCGGTGGCCGCTTCCCCGCCGTA TGCAGCGGCACGGGCTACGTGCTGTCGCGGGGGGCCGCCCGGCTCCTCctgcgggaggtggggggcaCAGCGGACCCGCGGCTCCCCCTGGAGGACGTGTACGTGGGGATCCTGGCG CAGAGGGCCGGGGTGGCTCCCAGGCATGCCGCCAAGATGGCGGGATCCATGGCGGAGCCCCACGACGGCTGCTGCTACCGGGCCATGTACAACTCCCAC GAGTCACCTCCCCGGGGCATGAGGGAGGCCTGgggcatgctggggggggagaggggtggtgcCCGCTGGCGCTGCTCAGGTGCAGGACGATGGGGCAGTTGGTGGAGAAGGGAGGGCAGGGTGTGA